One Saccharomyces kudriavzevii IFO 1802 strain IFO1802 genome assembly, chromosome: 7 DNA segment encodes these proteins:
- the MPS2 gene encoding Mps2p (similar to Saccharomyces cerevisiae MPS2 (YGL075C) and CSM4 (YPL200W); ancestral locus Anc_6.208), with protein MSLNNDGYDAIFEYAWGQIDKPISGDFVYGKDLPKLIGIIEDIFREAQKDGSYDLRLPLFPEINKELFRTFSNTKTFFKIHKEDFDDIFFNLVNTSLKEVLEKAFNGLNSIPGNFMASLNLNLLSKSSNENKDSNIQEPEALTPQEKLIDSPISLLNKYNTGNTLKVQVEELQKELNMKQSLLLENERQAKELRKRLETYQQKYASIQQQFNDLQKNMQAEGNRNISETTNSDPPLVARIDQEAILEEFKKRLQRQTDTISSLKDQIRRERGLNYNDNKAAPLGRKYSTFEDGSSLKNFGDMFPSYLWVKAILKAILCFVLITGILSYAAKYLYVPDTPSQNSRLQLSWWESSGIISKIVWFFQDQTDLETEYSSNVKIDDAYSKVFGI; from the coding sequence ATGAGTTTGAATAACGATGGATATGACgccatttttgaatatgcaTGGGGACAAATTGATAAGCCTATTAGCGGGGATTTCGTATATGGCAAAGATCTGCCCAAGTTAATTGGGATCATTGAGGATATCTTTCGAGAGGCACAAAAAGACGGTTCTTACGATCTTCGGTTACCACTGTTTCCTGAAATCAATAAAGAGTTGTTTCGCACATTTTCTAATACAAagacttttttcaaaattcacAAAGAGGACTTTGAcgatatcttcttcaatttggtTAATACTTCCCTCAAAGAAGTCCTGGAAAAGGCATTTAACGGTCTCAATTCCATTCCAGGTAATTTTATGGCAAGCCTGAATTTGAACTTATTGTCcaaatcttcaaatgaaaataagGACAGCAACATTCAGGAACCCGAAGCTTTAACCCCTCAGGAGAAGCTCATTGATTCACCTATCAGTTTGCTTAACAAATATAATACAGGAAACACGTTAAAAGTGCAAGTGGAAGAGTTGCAAAAAGAACTGAACATGAAGCAAAGCTTGCTactggaaaatgaaagacaGGCAAAAGAACTGAGGAAAAGGTTAGAAACGTATCAACAAAAGTATGCTTCCATTCAACAGCAGTTCAatgatttgcaaaaaaatatgcaaGCGGAAGGTAACCGAAATATATCCGAAACAACAAATTCTGATCCACCTTTAGTGGCTAgaattgatcaagaagCTATTCTGGAagagttcaaaaaaagattacAAAGACAAACGGACACTATATCTTCCTTGAAGGACCAAATACGGCGAGAAAGAGGGCTGAACTACAATGATAATAAAGCAGCACCTTTGGGGCGCAAATACTCAACTTTTGAGGATGGTTCTTCTCTCAAGAATTTTGGGGACATGTTTCCATCTTATTTATGGGTGAAAGCAATATTAAAGGCTATACTCTGTTTCGTTTTAATAACTGGTATCTTGTCGTACGCTGCAAAGTACTTGTATGTTCCTGATACGCCATCACAAAACTCAAGATTGCAATTATCATGGTGGGAAAGTAGCGGCATAATAAGTAAAATCGTGTGGTTCTTTCAAGATCAGACTGACTTAGAAACCgaatattcttcaaatgtcAAGATAGATGATGCATATAGCAAAGTATTCGGAATATAG
- the DBP3 gene encoding RNA-dependent ATPase DBP3 (similar to Saccharomyces cerevisiae DBP3 (YGL078C); ancestral locus Anc_6.204) yields the protein MTKEEIKDKKRKVVDEQIVEKKKSKKHKKDKKDKKEKKDRKHKKEKKSEKEVEVSKEASKPTSAVANKFYVQSEALTDVPQSKVDEYFKENEVAVEDPLNLNLRPLLSFDYLSLNPSIQAEISKFPTPTPIQAVAWPYLLSGKDVVGVAETGSGKTFAFGVPAISHLMNDQGKRGIQVLVISPTRELASQIYDNLIILTDKVGMQCCCVYGGVPKDEQRNQLKRSQVVVATPGRLLDLLQEGSVDLSQVNYLVLDEADRMLEKGFEEDIRNIIRETDASKRQTLMFTATWPKEVRELASTFMKNPIKVSIGNTDQLTANKKITQIVEVVDPRGKERKLLELLKKYHSGPKKNEKVLIFALYKKEATRVERNLKYNGYDVAAIHGDLSQQQRTQALNEFKSGKSNLLLATDVAARGLDIPNVKTVINLTFPLTVEDYVHRIGRTGRAGQTGTAHTLFTEQEKHLAGGLVNVLNGANQPVPEDLIKFGTHTKKKEHSAYGSFFKDVDLTKKPKKTTFD from the coding sequence atgacaaaggaagaaattaaagacaagaagagaaaagttGTAGATGAGCAAATagttgaaaagaagaagagtaaGAAACACAAGAAAGACAAGAAggataaaaaggaaaagaaggataGAAAGcacaaaaaggaaaagaagagtgAAAAGGAAGTTGAAGTATCAAAAGAAGCATCTAAACCTACTTCTGCAGTTGCTAATAAGTTTTATGTTCAGAGCGAAGCCTTAACCGACGTTCCTCAATCCAAAGTTGACGAGtacttcaaagaaaatgaagttgCCGTTGAAGATCCTTTGAACTTGAACCTACGTCCtttattatcatttgaCTATCTTTCGTTGAATCCTTCTATTCAGGCAGAGATTTCTAAATTCCCAACGCCAACACCTATTCAAGCTGTCGCTTGGCCATACCTGTTGTCCGGTAAGGATGTTGTTGGTGTTGCTGAAACTGGTTCTGGTAAGACATTTGCCTTCGGTGTTCCAGCTATTAGCCATTTGATGAATgatcaaggaaaaagagGCATACAGGTTCTAGTCATTTCCCCAACTAGAGAGCTAGCCTCTCAAATTTATGACAATTTGATCATATTGACCGACAAAGTTGGCATGCAATGTTGTTGCGTTTATGGTGGTGTCCCAAAGGATGAGCAAAGAAACCAACTAAAAAGGTCTCAAGTGGTAGTTGCCACACCTGGTAGATTGTTAGATTTATTACAAGAGGGATCTGTAGATCTTTCTCAAGTCAACTACTTAGTACTAGATGAAGCAGACAGGATGTTGGAGAAGggttttgaagaagatattaGGAACATCATCAGAGAAACTGATGCATCTAAAAGACAGACTTTAATGTTTACCGCTACTTGGCCAAAAGAAGTCCGTGAATTGGCTTCTACTTTCATGAAAAATCCAATTAAGGTATCTATTGGTAACACAGATCAACTAACTgccaacaaaaaaattacacAAATTGTTGAAGTGGTGGATCCAcgtggaaaagaaagaaagctATTGgaattgttgaagaagtacCATTCCGGtccaaaaaagaatgaaaaagtcTTGATTTTTGCTCTTTACAAAAAGGAAGCTACTCGTGTCGAAAGAAATTTAAAATACAACGGATATGATGTTGCGGCTATTCATGGTGACTTGTCACAACAACAAAGAACGCAAGCTTTGAATGAGTTCAAAAGCGGCAAGTCTAACTTATTGTTGGCCACCGATGTTGCAGCAAGAGGTTTGGATATACCAAATGTTAAAACCGTTATTAATTTAACTTTTCCATTGACTGTAGAAGATTATGTTCATAGAATCGGTAGAACTGGTAGAGCTGGCCAAACAGGTACAGCTCACACTTTGTTTactgaacaagaaaaacatttGGCTGGTGGACTAGTTAATGTGTTGAATGGTGCAAATCAACCTGTTCCTGAggatttgataaaattcgGCACCCATACtaagaaaaaggaacaTAGCGCTTATGGttcattcttcaaagatgtTGATTTGACTaaaaaaccaaagaaaaccaCTTTCGattag
- the MPC1 gene encoding pyruvate transporter MPC1 (similar to Saccharomyces cerevisiae FMP37 (YGL080W); ancestral locus Anc_6.199), with amino-acid sequence MSQPVQRAAARSFLQKYINKETLKYVFTTHFWGPVSNFGIPIAAIYDLKKDPTRISGPMTFALVTYSGVFMKYALAVSPKNYLLFGCHFINETAQLAQGYRFLKYTYFTTDEEKKALEKEWNEKEKAGK; translated from the coding sequence ATGTCTCAACCTGTTCAACGTGCTGCAGCACGCTCATTCCTTCAGAAATACATCAATAAAGAAACTTTAAAATACGTCTTCACAACACACTTCTGGGGACCAGTGTCAAATTTTGGCATCCCAATTGCTGCCATATATGatctaaaaaaagatcCTACCCGAATCTCCGGCCCAATGACCTTCGCTTTAGTTACTTATTCAGGCGTCTTCATGAAGTATGCTCTTGCAGTATCACCCAAAAACTACCTGCTGTTCGGATGCCACTTTATCAATGAAACTGCACAATTAGCTCAAGGCTATAGGTTTCTCAAGTACACATATTTCACGACAGATGAGGAGAAGAAAGCTCTAGAAAAGGAATGGAACGAGAAGGAGAAGGCTGGTAAATGA
- the RPL7A gene encoding 60S ribosomal protein uL30 (similar to Saccharomyces cerevisiae RPL7A (YGL076C) and RPL7B (YPL198W); ancestral locus Anc_6.206) has product MAAEKILTPESQLKKSKAQQKTAEQVAAERAARKTANKEKRAIILERNAAYQKEYETAERDIIQAKRDAKAAGSYYIEAQHKLVFVVRIKGINKIPPKPRKVLQLLRLTRINSGTFVKVTKATLELLKLIEPYVAYGYPSYSTIRQLVYKRGFGKINKQRVPLSDNAIIEANLGQYGVLSIDDLIHEIITVGPHFKQVNNFLWPFKLSNPSGGWGVPRKFKHFIQGGSFGNREEFINKLIKSMN; this is encoded by the exons ATGGCTGCTGA AAAAATCTTAACCCCAGAATctcaattgaagaagtcCAAGGCTCAACAAAAGACTGCTGAGCAAGTCGCTGCTGAAAGAGCTGCTCGTAAGACC GCtaacaaggaaaagagagctatcattttggaaagaaacgCCGCTTACCAAAAGGAATACGAAACTGCCGAAAGAGACATCATTCAAGCCAAGCGTGATGCCAAGGCTGCTGGTTCCTACTACATCGAAGCTCAGCACAAGTTGGTCTTCGTTGTCAGAATCAAGGGTATCAACAAGATCCCACCTAAGCCAAGAAAGGTTCTACAGTTGCTAAGATTGACCAGAATCAACTCCGGTACCTTTGTCAAGGTCACCAAGGCCACTTTGGAACTGTTGAAGTTGATTGAACCATACGTTGCTTACGGTTACCCATCTTACTCTACCATCAGACAATTAGTCTACAAGAGAGGTTTCGGTAAGATCAACAAGCAAAGAGTTCCATTGTCCGACAATGCTATTATCGAAGCTAACTTGGGCCAGTACGGTGTCTTGTCCATTGACGATTTGATTCACGAAATCATCACTGTCGGTCCACACTTCAAGCAAGTCAACAACTTCTTATGGCCATTCAAGTTGTCCAACCCATCTGGTGGTTGGGGTGtcccaagaaaattcaagcaCTTTATCCAAGGTGGTTCTTTCGGTAACCGTGaagaatttatcaacaagTTGATCAAGTCCATGAACTAA
- the HSF1 gene encoding stress-responsive transcription factor HSF1 (similar to Saccharomyces cerevisiae HSF1 (YGL073W); ancestral locus Anc_6.209): MNNVANTGATNEPNISDASRVEPLPSLNDDDIEKILQPNDIFINDRTDASTTSSTAIEDIINPSLDPQSVASPAPSPSFFNNSRKPSTSTHLVRRGTPLGIYQTNIYNHNNRENGNSNNTLLSSKLLTHPPVPYGQNPNLLQQHAVYRAQTSCGTANTQPRQPTRRYQSHKSRPAFVNKLWSMLNDDSNAKLIQWAPDGKSFIVTNREEFVHEILPKYFKHSNFASFVRQLNMYGWHKVQDVKSGSIQSSSDDKWQFENENFIRGREDLLEKIIRQKGSSNNQGSPGGNGSSTNGSNIPMDNATGVNNSSTNISSSNNFFNNSHLLQGKTLRLMNEAALGDKNDVTAILGELEQIKYNQIAISKDLLRINKDNELLWKENMMARERHRTQQQALEKMFRFLTSIVPHLDPKMIMDGLGDSKNNSENLSGATNIGLNHDNTGTIDELKSNDSFINDDHHPYINITANARNNMSPSNEGSSINVSSSNTNSRKKHVDESIKNSNDIINDIIFNTNFANNLTNYSSSNNAGSPLRPYKQRYLLKNRANSTASSENSGVTPFNLESNSDGKISEIPFDGEEDDDTDFKRFTARNPSSQANANSFDPTRFTMLSDEDLKKDSHANDTKHDESDLFLGNVHRNIDEQDARLQNLENMVHILSPGYSNKPYNNKAAAHTNPNIEGGTSVHSPGFNLQDYLTGESNSPNSVHSIPSNGSGSTPLPMPNDNDNEHISTSSSVNADAGENVTGLTPFLTVDDHTLNDNNDEDSASVSPDIKFAATESSKVNDTLPSFNDHTYSNEAAAAPKNTKKRYVEEIPEPAIVEIQDPAEYNEQRQHKRPKK; the protein is encoded by the coding sequence ATGAATAATGTTGCAAATACCGGGGCGACCAATGAGCCTAATATCAGCGATGCTTCCCGCGTAGAGCCTTTACCTAGCCtgaatgatgatgacattgaaaaaatcctgCAACCAAACgatattttcatcaatgatCGTACCGATGCGAGTACTACGTCCTCCACTGCCATTGAAGACATTATCAACCCGTCCCTGGATCCGCAATCAGTAGCTTCGCCAGCTCCCTCTCCCTCCTTTTTTAATAACTCAAGGAAGCCGTCCACTAGCACACACTTAGTAAGAAGAGGCACACCATTAGGGATCTATCAAACCAACATATACAATCATAATAACAGAGAGAATGGTAATTCTAACAATACCTTGTTGTCTTCTAAGCTACTCACACATCCACCAGTTCCTTATGGGCAAAATCCTAACCTGCTGCAACAACATGCTGTATATAGGGCGCAAACCTCCTGTGGAACCGCAAATACACAGCCCCGTCAACCTACAAGAAGATACCAATCTCACAAGTCAAGACCCGCGTTTGTTAATAAGCTATGGAGCATGCTGAACGATGATTCAAATGCAAAACTAATACAGTGGGCGCCAGATGGAAAATCTTTCATAGTCACGAACAGAGAAGAATTTGTGCATGAAATCTTACCGAAATATTTCAAACATTCCAACTTTGCCTCTTTTGTAAGGCAGCTAAACATGTATGGATGGCATAAAGTCCAAGATGTCAAATCAGGGTCAATTCAAAGCAGTTCGGATGATAAATGGCAGtttgaaaacgaaaactTTATTAGGGGAAGGGAGGActtgttggaaaaaatcatcagaCAAAAGGGCTCCTCCAATAACCAGGGCAGTCCTGGTGGGAACGGTAGTTCAACGAACGGGAGCAACATTCCAATGGATAATGCTACGGGGGTTAACAATAGTAGCACTAACATCAGTAGCAGcaacaactttttcaacaacagCCATTTATTGCAGGGGAAAACGCTGAGGTTGATGAATGAAGCGGCTCTTGGAGACAAGAACGATGTTACTGCAATCTTAGGTGAACTTGAACAAATAAAGTACAACCAGATTGCAATTTCCAAAGATTTATTGAGAATAAACAAAGATAATGAGTTGTTATGGAAGGAAAACATGATGGCAAGAGAAAGGCATAGGACGCAACAACAAGCCCTAGAGAAGATGTTTAGATTCTTGACATCGATAGTGCCGCACCTAGATCCGAAAATGATTATGGATGGACTCGGCGATTCGAAAAACAATAGCGAAAACCTCAGTGGTGCGACTAACATTGGGTTAAATCACGACAACACAGGCACTATAGATGAATTGAAGTCTAACGACTCCTTCATAAACGATGACCATCATCCCTATATAAATATAACGGCCAACGCTCGTAACAATATGAGCCCTAGTAATGAAGGCAGCAGTATCAATGTCTCTAGCAGCAATACCAACAGCAGAAAGAAACACGTGGATGAAAGCATAAAAAACAGTAACGACATAATAAACGACATCATATTCAACACCAACTTTGCCAATAACCTCACCAATTATAGTTCCAGCAACAATGCTGGCTCACCATTAAGACCATATAAACAAAGatatcttttgaaaaacagaGCAAATTCAACAGCGTCAAGTGAAAATTCGGGCGTTACACCATTCAATCTCGAATCTAACAGTGATGGCAAAATATCAGAAATTCCTTTCGATGGcgaagaagacgatgacACAGATTTTAAGCGTTTTACTGCGCGAAATCCCAGCAGCCAAGCAAATGCAAATAGCTTTGATCCAACTAGGTTTACAATGCTTTCCGATGAAGACCTGAAAAAAGACTCGCATGCGAATGATACTAAGCACGACGAAAGtgatttatttttgggTAACGTACATCGCAATATAGACGAACAAGATGCAAGACTCCAGAACTTGGAAAACATGGTTCACATACTGTCTCCTGGGTATTCTAATAAACCGTACAACAACAAAGCCGCAGCACACACCAATCCTAATATCGAGGGCGGCACCAGTGTCCACAGTCCTGGTTTCAACCTGCAAGATTACCTAACTGGAGAATCCAACTCTCCAAATTCTGTCCATTCCATTCCCTCAAACGGCAGCGGTTCTACTCCATTGCCCATGccaaatgataatgataatgagCACATCAGCACCAGTTCCAGCGTTAATGCGGATGCAGGCGAAAACGTTACCGGACTAACGCCCTTCCTCACGGTAGACGACCACACACTAAACGACAACAACGATGAAGACAGTGCCAGCGTATCTCCCGATATAAAATTTGCTGCCACAGAGAGCAGTAAAGTGAATGATACCCTGCCAAGCTTTAATGACCACACTTATTCCAACGAGGCCGCCGCGGCACCCAAGAATACTAAGAAAAGATATGTGGAGGAAATACCGGAACCGGCTATAGTCGAAATACAGGACCCGGCAGAGTACAACGAACAGCGTCAGCACAAACGGCCCAAGAAGTAG
- the KXD1 gene encoding Kxd1p (similar to Saccharomyces cerevisiae KXD1 (YGL079W); ancestral locus Anc_6.202) — MMTGLAANNDETFSAVHSSTPSINSQSYVIPITEEMSSSFHDSISTSSNSSGSLDSDGSSVSNVVEVNQMDNESNIDEDLFLDNDIPQTSNLLLTDAQDPGPIFDVSRYIFDSLKQSIDSTDFSEALSLQTKTSAIINSKSLELKQHIDEMKTRLVQLQGKFENGVATSRRIKHDLETSRKNINYLDSALRVDFPIEFNQAREKILERKLNEDND; from the coding sequence ATGATGACTGGATTAGCGGCAAATAATGACGAAACGTTTTCGGCGGTTCATTCTTCAACACCTAGTATCAACTCTCAATCATATGTGATTCCCATTACAGAGGAAATGTCCAGTTCATTCCATGATTCGATCAGCACCAGCAGCAACTCAAGTGGCAGTCTTGATAGCGATGGCAGCAGTGTTTCCAATGTTGTAGAGGTAAATCAAATGGATAATGAGTCCAATATAGATGAAGATTTGTTTTTGGATAATGATATTCCTCAGACAAGTAATTTATTACTCACAGACGCCCAAGATCCTGGTCCAATTTTTGACGTTTCTAGGTATATCTTCGATTCACTCAAACAATCTATTGATTCTACGGATTTTTCTGAAGCACTATCCCTGCAGACCAAGACTTCTGCTAttataaattcaaaaagtttaGAACTTAAACAACATATTGATGAGATGAAAACCCGATTGGTTCAATTGCaaggaaaatttgaaaacggCGTAGCCActtcaagaagaataaaacaTGATTTAGAAACttctagaaaaaatatcaactaTTTAGACTCTGCTTTACGGGTCGATTTTCCAATAGAGTTCAATCAGGCCAGGGAGAAAATATTAGAACGTaaattgaatgaagataacgactga
- the HNM1 gene encoding Hnm1p (similar to Saccharomyces cerevisiae HNM1 (YGL077C); ancestral locus Anc_6.205), translating into MSILNDNPSGDYMEPEQSSNTHIHKRDVRVEEEIKPSDDMDGKGVVAADGEVHLRKSFSLWSILGVGFGLTNSWFGISTSMVAGISSGGPMMIIYGIIIVALISICIGTSLGELSSAYPHAGGQFWWSLKLAPPKYKRFAAYMCGSFAFAGSVFTSASTTLSVATEVVGMYALMHPEFTPKRWHIFVCFELLHLFLMLFNCYGKSLPIISSSSLYISLFSFFTITITVLACSHGKFNDAKFVFATFYNETGWKNGGIAFIVGLINPAWSFSCLDCATHMAFEVEKPERVIPIAIMGTVAIGFVTSFCYVIAMFFSIKDLSAVLSSTTGAPILDIYNQALGNKSGAIFLGCLILLTSFGCVIACHTWQARLCWSFARDNGLPLSRYWAQVNPHIGVPLNAHLMSCAWISLIGLLYLASSTAFQSLITGCIAFLLLSYIIPVVCLLAKKRDIAHGPFWLGKFGFFSNIVLLGWTIFSVVFFSFPPVLPVTKDNMNYVCVVIVGYTAYSLLYWHFKGKKEFHAVEESEDEQADFANNFENEDSQEFSLVASDVEVENEHVPWEEK; encoded by the coding sequence ATGAGTATCCTTAATGATAACCCTTCCGGTGACTACATGGAGCCGGAACAGTCTTCAAACACTCATATACATAAAAGAGATGTAAGAGTCGAGGAGGAGATCAAGCCATCAGATGACATGGATGGAAAGGGAGTTGTGGCTGCAGATGGTGAAGTACATCTGAGAAAGTCATTTTCGTTGTGGTCGATCCTTGGTGTCGGGTTTGGTTTGACGAATTCCTGGTTTGGTATTTCTACCTCTATGGTCGCGGGTATATCATCTGGTGGGCCCATGATGATTATTTACGGTATAATTATTGTTGCATTAATTTCCATTTGTATTGGTACTTCGTTGGGTGAGCTATCGTCCGCGTACCCCCATGCCGGTGGCCAATTTTGGTGGTCATTAAAGCTAGCCCCTCCTAAATACAAAAGATTTGCCGCGTATATGTGTGGTTCTTTTGCATTTGCAGGGTCTGTGTTCACAAGTGCATCCACTACGTTGTCTGTCGCTACTGAAGTTGTGGGTATGTATGCATTGATGCATCCTGAATTTACTCCAAAAAGATGGCACATCTTTGTCTGTTTTGAATTGTTGcatttgtttttgatgCTTTTCAATTGTTATGGTAAATCTTTACCAAtcatttcatcttcatcgcTGTACATATCACTCTTCTCCTTTTTCACAATCACAATCACGGTTTTGGCATGCTCTCATGGCAAATTCAACGATGCgaagtttgtttttgctACATTTTATAATGAAACTGGTTGGAAGAATGGTGGTATCGCGTTTATTGTCGGTTTGATTAACCCAGCTTGGTCATTCTCGTGTCTTGATTGTGCAACCCATATGGCgtttgaagttgaaaaaccAGAAAGAGTTATTCCCATTGCTATCATGGGCACAGTCGCCATCGGTTTCGTTACTTCCTTTTGTTATGTTATTGCTATGTTCTTCTCTATCAAGGATCTGAGCGCTGTCTTGTCGTCCACGACAGGTGCGCCAATCTTGGACATTTACAACCAAGCCTTGGGTAATAAATCAGGTGCGATCTTTCTTGGTTGCTTGATTTTGCTAACTTCCTTTGGGTGTGTCATTGCTTGCCACACTTGGCAGGCAAGATTGTGTTGGTCTTTTGCTAGGGATAACGGTTTGCCATTATCCCGTTATTGGGCGCAAGTCAATCCTCACATTGGGGTTCCTTTGAATGCTCACCTAATGTCATGTGCTTGGATATCGTTAATTGGCCTACTTTACTTGGCTTCCAGTACAGCTTTCCAGTCCTTAATTACCGGTTGTATCgcatttttattgttgtcCTACATTATTCCCGTTGTCTGCTTGCTTGCTAAAAAACGTGACATAGCACATGGACCATTCTGGCTCGGCAAATTcggtttcttttcaaacatTGTTCTTTTGGGTTGGACTATCTTCTCTGTAGTATTCTTTTCCTTCCCACCGGTGTTACCCGTAACAAAAGATAACATGAACTATGTTTGTGTGGTTATTGTCGGTTATACTGCATATTCGCTTCTTTACTGGCATTTTAAGGGCAAGAAGGAATTCCACGCCGTGGAAGAGTCTGAGGATGAGCAGGCTGATTTTGccaataattttgaaaatgaagatagtCAAGAGTTTTCTCTTGTAGCCTCTGACGTTGAAGTAGAAAATGAACACGTCCCATGGGAGGAAAAGTAA